Genomic DNA from Lactuca sativa cultivar Salinas chromosome 8, Lsat_Salinas_v11, whole genome shotgun sequence:
GTAATTACTGAAAATGAAACGTGTAAACACCCCCTTGGAATGTTATAATGTTAATGAAATTGCGTATCAGCTTTCAAAGATTGAACGCTTTTCACCTTTGCAACTCCACGTCGTTGGATCACTTTTTAAATCGAAATCTCCGATTCACCATCGACCCAGTGGCTCGCTGCAGATCCTCAACCCCTACCATTGTACACGTATAAACGAACCTCTCCATTATACTTCGATCACCGGTGACCGGATTAGCCATGCTCCACCACCTACACTCACCACCGTCACCGAAAAGTTCGCATACTATCACCTCTCCGGCTCGCATCGGTTTATAGATGTAAGCTACATTTCCCGCCATACGAACGTCAATCGAAAAAATTTGCAAGTCATCACCCTTTAACTTCTGGACAAGAGCTGCCGGCATCTCTGCAATTTCATGGTACTCAAATGATTCGCAATTCACTTCCCACAGCTTAATGCGGGTGGCGTCGTCGGAATCAACTAACAACCCGATCAGAATCAATTTGTCGTCGGAGAATCCGATACTGGAATGAGAAACGAGGTGATCAGGACGTAAAACAGAAGGACCATACCAGGTGTTTGTCAATGGATCGAAGGTATGTAATACGCCGGAGCTTTTCTCCATAACAAAAAGACGACGTTCGTCGGTGGCGATTGAAGTCCAGATTGACGACGAAGAATCTTCGAGAAACTCCGGCATCGGTTCCGGGTTGGTCCAAATTTGCGACTCAAGGTCGTAGATCTCGACGGCAAGTGGATCATGCTCGAAATCGGAAACACCACCGGCAACGATGACGTGTCTTCCAACTACGCCAACAATAGGATCTATCCGCCATACGCGCGGAGGCGTTACATGGTGCCATGTTAGATGCAGCGGATCAAACGAAAACGAGAACTTAGAAGGAGACAACATGTAGAGAAGATTTGACTGTGATGATCGTAGAGCGGAGACATAATCAATTGTTGGCTGATGAATCTCGATCCACAAGCGTGACCCAGGATCGTAGGCCTCCGTCGTCGTCAGATACGGCGACCTTGAGCGCTGAGTATGTAGAATAAACCATGGTTGGGGTTTCTTGGATTTTAGGGTGGATGCGACACCTTTATTCCAGACTTTGGATACGATGGTTGCAGGAACTAAGTGGACGAGTGGCAGCTGGGAGAGAACAGCTTCCAGTACGTCACCGTGAATGGGTAGT
This window encodes:
- the LOC111902020 gene encoding F-box/kelch-repeat protein At1g23390, with the translated sequence MPPSGDQSPSDAVGLPIHGDVLEAVLSQLPLVHLVPATIVSKVWNKGVASTLKSKKPQPWFILHTQRSRSPYLTTTEAYDPGSRLWIEIHQPTIDYVSALRSSQSNLLYMLSPSKFSFSFDPLHLTWHHVTPPRVWRIDPIVGVVGRHVIVAGGVSDFEHDPLAVEIYDLESQIWTNPEPMPEFLEDSSSSIWTSIATDERRLFVMEKSSGVLHTFDPLTNTWYGPSVLRPDHLVSHSSIGFSDDKLILIGLLVDSDDATRIKLWEVNCESFEYHEIAEMPAALVQKLKGDDLQIFSIDVRMAGNVAYIYKPMRAGEVIVCELFGDGGECRWWSMANPVTGDRSIMERFVYTCTMVGVEDLQRATGSMVNRRFRFKK